The Terrirubrum flagellatum nucleotide sequence ATTCGACGAGGCGCGAAAGCGGCGAGCGCGCGATCACCGCGAGCGAGACGCGCTGATCGATGTCAGCGGCATTGCCCTCCCACGCGCCAAGCAGATTGGTGCACATGGGGCAGGGGCGTTCGCGCTGCGGGCCGAACATGTAGCTGTAGAGAACGAGCGTACGCTTGCTGCGGAACAGGCCGGCGAAATCAACCTCGCCCTCTTCGCCTTCGAAGCGATAGTCGCCAATGACTTCACCGCCTTGCGGCAGCGCGCGCCGTTGCGCCGCGACGCGCTCGATATGACGACGCAGTTCGATCTCTTCGGCAAGTAGGGCCGTGCGCGCCGCGCGATATTCCGCGCTCTCGTTGCGGATGCGGACGGGATTGTCGTTCGCGAGCTTTTTGGCGGGCACAAGAATGTCAGACTTGATGTTCATCTGTTCCTCCAGATGCTTTGAATTCAAGACTGGCGGTTTCAATCGCTTCACGCATTCGCGCGCCGATCTCGCGCGAATGCGTGGAGCTGAATCGCATTCTCAACGCTTCGGAGCGACGAGCCCGAAATAGGCGCCTTGCGGATCAGCGCATTGCACGATCCATTGGCCGCCGGGCACTTCCGCCGGTCCCATCATCACCGCGCCGCCTCCGGCCTTCACGCGCTCGGCTGCGGAATCGATCGCGGCGACGTTGAAGTAATAACCCCAATAGGGGCGCGGAATCGCTTCCGGCTTGGTCATCATGCCGCCGATCGGTTCGGCGCCGGCGGCGAAGAGCTGATACATTCCCATCGCTCCCATGTCGAAAGCGTCGGCCTTCGTCCAACCGAACATTTTCTCGTAGAAGGCGAAGGCCGCTTTCCACTCTCCGGCATAAAGCTCGCGCCAGCCGATCGTTCCGGGCGCGCCCTTGGGAAATTCCGGCGGCGCTTCGTGGGAGAGGCCTTTCGCGGCGTAGAACACGGCGCCCTGCGGATCGGAGACGACAGCGAAGCGAATAATGCCTTCGACCTCGATCGGGCCTTTATGCAGCGCGCCGCCTTCTTTTTTGATTTTCTCGACTGCGGCGTCGACATCGTCGACCGCGATGTAGCCAAGCCACGCGGGTTTCGCGCCCTGCTTCGCGACTTCGTCGGGAATGGGCATCAATCCTGCGACGCCCTGACCATTGACGGTGAACAGCGTGTAGTCATGACCGCCGCCTGCGTCCTGCGTCCCCCAGCCGACCACGTCGCCATAGAATTTCGCGGCGGCCTTCGCGTCCGACGTCATGATGTCGTACCAGAAGAAATTTCCCTTCATGTCGTCTCTCTCTTGTGCGTTTGTCGAAGTCCCCTTGCGGCATCCAATTGACAGTATAGGTTGATGTCAACATATTTATTCCCGTGGATAATGTGCGACCCATTGAAGCGCTCACTTATGACGTGACGATCCACGTCAGGAATGCGTGCCTGTGCCTCGCGGCGCAGAGCGCGGCGCGCGCGCTCGCCCGCCGCTTCGATGAGGCGCTGCGGCCGCTTGATCTCACCAACGGCCAGTTTTCGCTCATGATGTCGCTCAACCGGCCGGAGCCGCCGCCGATGAAGCCGGTCGCTGATCTGCTCGCCATGGATCGCACGACGCTGACGGCGGCGCTGAAGCCGCTCGAGCGGCGAGGGCTGGTGCAGATCCGAATCGATCCGGAAGATCGTCGCGGCCGCCGGCTGGCGCTGACGGCGAAGGGGAAGAAGCTGCTTGCGAAAGCGCTTCCGATCTGGACCGGGCAGCATGCCGAGATCGAGAAGCGATTGAGCGCGCCCGATGATCTCAGGCGCGAACTCGCGATCCTGTCGCGCGTGGACGTATCCTGAGAATTTGCGCGCCGCGTTCGATTGTGGACGGCCTCGCCAAATAAAAAAGCGGGCGATGAGCGCCCGCTTCAAAATCTGTTTTGTGAGTGTCGTGATCAGACGCAGTAAATGGCCGATCCCACCTTGCGGCAAACCTTGTACGCAAACTGCTGGCCCTGCGGCGCCGAAACCTGGCTCTGCTTCGCGGGCGATGTCGGCGCGACCTTCGCCACGGCGATCGCCGGCGCGAACAGGAGGGCTGACAAGACAAAAGCTGCAATCTTCATATGCAATGATCCCCCGATAGCGTTCGGAATGATTGAACGCCGCGTTAACCATAAGTTGGCCGGCTGAACGCTTCAATAAGGATTTCACTTTTTTGCGCTGCGAAATGCGACGCTGTCGCGCCGATATCTATCCAGCATGTCATTCCGGGGCGCTCCGTAGGAGCGAGCCCGGAACCCAGAGGATCGTGCAGGCGGAACCATTTTCTGGGTTCCGGGCTCGATGCTTCGCATCGCCCCGGAATGACGGCTGAAAGATAGGCGCGCCAAATTCCCGTGTTCGAAGCACGGCTCCATTCCTCTCCCGCTTTGATCTCTCTTTCCGTCTTCCTCGCATCCTTGCTCCCTTGGGGAGCGCGGGGCGGTTTGGTTCACGCGCTACTGGCGAAGCGCGCAAAGGATGTTGTGAGGAGCCAGTCGCCAGAAGGTGGCGAACCGACCGCCCCGCGCGCGGCGTTTTCAGGCTTGCTCCGCAAGGGCGCGGGAGGGCGGACATTCTGGCCTTCCCTTTCTCCTGCGCAGGGCCCCCTTCACTTGAAGAGGCTCTCCTTGTCGGGAGCCTCCGCGGTGGAGGCTGACTGCGCCGGCGTCCTGTCCTTGGACCGCTTCACGACCTCGCGTCTTGGGCCCGGCTCGCCGCTCAGGGGGCGTTACTCCACACCTCGCAGCAGCCGCCGCTCCTCTCCCGCATCCCGAAACGCTCGCGAGACGCCCCGTGTGGGAGAGGATGAACAGAATATAGGACTATAATCAGTAGGCGTCAAGTCCTATCTTGCGGTCGCTGACGATGAAGCATCCCTCTTCCGCGTTGTGACGTCAGCCGCCGTCGCATTGTTCTCGCGGGAACAGCTCGGTGCGGCCGCGCACGTCACAAGGAGCGCGGCGACGGCCAAACGGCTCGGAGCGCGACCGCGCGCCTTGTGATCGAATCCCGGCCGGACGATCGTCAGAAATTCAACTGATGCGAAGGAGAATTCGCCATGACCCGATCACCCTCCGCGATCATCATCGCGGCGCTCCTGACGATGGCTGCGATCGCCGCGAAATCGCAGACGCCTGAGGCGATCAGCGCGCCCGGCGAGGATCTGATCATGACCGCTCATGCCGAAGGCGCGCAGATCTATGAATGCAAGCCCGACGCGGCGGGGCGGCTGACATGGCAGTTTCGCGAGCCCGTCGCGTCTCTGTTCGTGGACGGCGTCACGATCGGCCGACACTATGCCGGCCCGAGCTGGGAATTGAGTGATGGCGGTCTCGTCACGGGCAAAGCTGTCGCGCGCGCTCCTGGCGTGACGCTGAATGACATTCCGCTGCTGAAGCTCGAAGCGACCGTGCAGCGCGCAGCCGGCAAACTCGCGCGAACGATAAGCGTCCTGCGACTCAACACCAAAGGCGGCGTCATGGAAGGCGCTTGCGAGAAGCCCGGCGCGATGACAAGCGCGCCCTATGCGGCGGATTATGCGTTCTACGCGAAGCGGAGTTGATGGGGCGAGCGCGCATCTTTCGCCGCTGCAAAGAGTGCGCATTCGCAATCGCCTCTCGCGTCTATCGCGTCTTTCCTTCCCGCGTCATCGCCGGGCTTGACCCGGCGATCCAGTTTTCTTCCGCGATATTGAAGCGAGGGTCTGGATCGCCGGGTCAAGCCCGGCGATGACGTCTGAAGGGAGGGGCGGCAGCGTCCGCGGTTTGCTTGAGTCCAGCGTCGCAGAATGTCGTGCGCGCTAGGTTCTTGTTTGTCGCAACGTCTCACGGAAAACCGGTTCCCACTTTTTCGCACGTTGCTCTAGCTCTTCTTCTGCGGATGGATCGTCTCGCCGCGCATGAGCATCGCGACGAAGCTCTCGATCTTCTTCCTTCGTCCTGCTTCGGTCTTCATGTTTCCGACGCGGAAGATGAGCGCGAAGCGGTTCTGCGCGTTGAGTTTTGCGAGCATCGCTTTCGCCTTCGGCTCGGCGTCAATGGCCGCCTGGAGATCGCCGGGCATCGCGGCGTCCCCGGCGCGATAGGCGCGATCCCAGCGGCCGTCGGTCTTCGCCGCGTCGACCTGCTTCAGGCCGTGCGCTGTCATGCGGCCTTCTTCAACGAGGCGCGCGACATTGTCGATGTTGATCTTGCTCCATGTGCTTTTTTTGCCGCGGGGCGTGTAGCGTTGGAGATAGCTTCTGTCGTCGAGGCCCTTGCGAACGCCGCCAATCCAGCCCCAGCACAGGCAGACGTCGATCGCCTGCGTCGGCGTGATCGACTTCAGCCCTGAATCGACCTTGTGAATCCTGATCCAGAGCTCGTCGGCCTTGTCGTGGTTCCTGGAGAGCCATGCGGCGAAGGCGTCGGCGGTTTTGAACTCGCGGATTTTTGCGGGGTCGACGATCACTGGAGCCATGGGTTGATCCGTGCTTTCGTCAATTCATATCCCCTGTTGAATCGACGATCGCAAGGGTCGACTGCGAATCTGGTCGGTGCTTCGCAATCTGGTCTGTTACCTCTTCTGCGCGGCGACCTTGAGGATGATTTCTTCGAGCGGCTGGTAAAGATACTCACGGCGCTCGACTAGGACATCGAGATCGTGATGCAGCCGCATCAGAAAATAGGCTAG carries:
- a CDS encoding DUF3455 domain-containing protein, whose protein sequence is MTRSPSAIIIAALLTMAAIAAKSQTPEAISAPGEDLIMTAHAEGAQIYECKPDAAGRLTWQFREPVASLFVDGVTIGRHYAGPSWELSDGGLVTGKAVARAPGVTLNDIPLLKLEATVQRAAGKLARTISVLRLNTKGGVMEGACEKPGAMTSAPYAADYAFYAKRS
- a CDS encoding VOC family protein, with translation MKGNFFWYDIMTSDAKAAAKFYGDVVGWGTQDAGGGHDYTLFTVNGQGVAGLMPIPDEVAKQGAKPAWLGYIAVDDVDAAVEKIKKEGGALHKGPIEVEGIIRFAVVSDPQGAVFYAAKGLSHEAPPEFPKGAPGTIGWRELYAGEWKAAFAFYEKMFGWTKADAFDMGAMGMYQLFAAGAEPIGGMMTKPEAIPRPYWGYYFNVAAIDSAAERVKAGGGAVMMGPAEVPGGQWIVQCADPQGAYFGLVAPKR
- a CDS encoding MarR family transcriptional regulator; translation: MRPIEALTYDVTIHVRNACLCLAAQSAARALARRFDEALRPLDLTNGQFSLMMSLNRPEPPPMKPVADLLAMDRTTLTAALKPLERRGLVQIRIDPEDRRGRRLALTAKGKKLLAKALPIWTGQHAEIEKRLSAPDDLRRELAILSRVDVS
- a CDS encoding YdeI/OmpD-associated family protein, producing MAPVIVDPAKIREFKTADAFAAWLSRNHDKADELWIRIHKVDSGLKSITPTQAIDVCLCWGWIGGVRKGLDDRSYLQRYTPRGKKSTWSKINIDNVARLVEEGRMTAHGLKQVDAAKTDGRWDRAYRAGDAAMPGDLQAAIDAEPKAKAMLAKLNAQNRFALIFRVGNMKTEAGRRKKIESFVAMLMRGETIHPQKKS
- a CDS encoding DUF899 family protein, which codes for MNIKSDILVPAKKLANDNPVRIRNESAEYRAARTALLAEEIELRRHIERVAAQRRALPQGGEVIGDYRFEGEEGEVDFAGLFRSKRTLVLYSYMFGPQRERPCPMCTNLLGAWEGNAADIDQRVSLAVIARSPLSRLVEWKRERGWKNLRLYSDLNGNYSRDYFGVLPDGSEIPALNVFTHHDGTIRHFWSAEMSGSTADPGQDPRGAPDPAPLWMVLDCTPEGRGTDWYPKLNYDR